Proteins from a genomic interval of Paenibacillus sp. RC334:
- a CDS encoding ABC transporter permease subunit: MSSSSKRGMLGLALVIPSFLILLVVVIIPILYAVKESLIDQHGTGYGLANYIRLFTEPAMRKNIIYTINVTLVSTALTLVISYALAIYLRFGKGFVVKWIGRLYFVPMFVPGVIATYAIITMYGNHGWAARLLLPLGIETIPRIIYDYKGLVLANLWFNIPFATMLLSSALASIPNAVVESARDAGASTLQLFGRFILPLSYKTMWVAVTFIFMGIMGSFTAPFLIGANSPQVLGVAMQQVFSSYQETHTASAMAVFMFLLCSFMGYFYIRTMVNDADAS, from the coding sequence ATGAGTTCATCGTCCAAAAGGGGGATGCTGGGGCTTGCCCTGGTCATCCCGTCTTTTCTCATTTTGCTGGTCGTCGTCATTATTCCGATTCTCTATGCCGTAAAGGAAAGCCTGATAGATCAGCATGGAACGGGCTACGGCCTGGCGAACTATATCCGCCTCTTTACGGAGCCTGCGATGCGAAAAAACATTATATATACGATCAATGTCACACTGGTCTCGACAGCCCTCACATTGGTCATCAGCTACGCTTTGGCGATTTATCTGCGATTTGGAAAAGGTTTTGTTGTCAAATGGATCGGCCGATTGTATTTTGTCCCGATGTTCGTTCCCGGCGTAATTGCAACCTATGCGATCATTACGATGTACGGCAATCATGGCTGGGCTGCACGCCTTTTGTTGCCGCTGGGTATTGAAACCATTCCGAGGATTATTTACGACTACAAAGGTCTGGTGCTGGCTAATCTGTGGTTTAACATTCCATTCGCCACCATGCTGCTAAGCTCGGCCCTTGCCAGCATTCCAAACGCTGTTGTGGAGAGTGCCAGAGACGCGGGAGCCAGCACGCTGCAACTGTTTGGGCGCTTTATTTTACCCCTTTCCTACAAAACGATGTGGGTTGCGGTGACCTTCATCTTTATGGGGATTATGGGCAGCTTCACAGCTCCGTTCCTGATTGGCGCCAACTCGCCGCAGGTGCTGGGTGTCGCAATGCAGCAGGTATTTTCCAGCTATCAGGAGACGCATACAGCCAGCGCTATGGCAGTGTTTATGTTTTTACTGTGTTCTTTTATGGGATACTTTTACATTCGAACCATGGTGAATGATGCGGATGCGAGCTAG
- a CDS encoding extracellular solute-binding protein: protein MFGKKKMGLILSGVLSLSLLAGCGNGGNAATATGEAKDTKAGAATGTTEISLYTGGSLNVKELWETLIKDFEAKNDHVKVKLVYLPAGTGGASTLDRLIAAKKSGQTDTDIDLYEGSLDDITKGVGEKLWETVDTAKVPNLANVDETYLKQVNNQAIPYRASSVVLAYNSAKVATPPKTADELYTWIRQHPGKFAYNDPSTGGSGSSFVNTVIYNFLPPEAMNSDDPANMKKWDQGFSLLKELGPSMYQKGVYPKKNQGTLDILASEEVDMVPAWSDMALEQLAKGLLPDTVKLTQIDPAFTGGPSYLMVPSLSSKKEATQEFLNFVLTPEAQTVVINKMYGYPGIKWSLMPSELQEKFNSVSSGYRSFNSGELQQEIYKRWQSEVAGG, encoded by the coding sequence GTGTTTGGGAAAAAGAAGATGGGTCTGATTTTGTCTGGGGTGCTTAGCTTATCGTTGTTGGCTGGATGTGGAAACGGTGGTAATGCCGCTACAGCTACAGGGGAAGCCAAGGATACGAAAGCGGGAGCAGCTACGGGAACGACAGAAATCTCCTTGTACACTGGCGGTTCTTTGAACGTCAAAGAGCTGTGGGAAACGTTAATCAAGGACTTTGAAGCTAAAAATGATCACGTTAAGGTCAAACTGGTGTATTTGCCAGCGGGAACCGGGGGCGCATCTACACTGGATCGTCTGATCGCAGCCAAGAAGAGCGGGCAAACCGATACAGATATCGACCTGTACGAAGGCAGTCTGGATGACATCACCAAAGGGGTAGGCGAAAAACTGTGGGAAACGGTAGACACCGCCAAAGTTCCGAACCTGGCGAATGTAGATGAAACGTATCTCAAGCAAGTAAACAATCAGGCCATTCCATACCGTGCCTCTTCGGTTGTTCTCGCCTACAACAGTGCAAAAGTAGCGACACCTCCGAAAACAGCGGATGAGCTGTATACGTGGATTCGTCAGCACCCGGGAAAATTTGCTTATAACGACCCGTCCACGGGTGGATCGGGTAGCTCGTTTGTGAACACGGTTATCTATAATTTCCTTCCTCCAGAGGCGATGAACAGTGATGATCCGGCAAATATGAAGAAATGGGATCAAGGCTTCTCGTTGCTCAAGGAACTGGGTCCTTCGATGTACCAAAAGGGAGTCTATCCGAAAAAGAACCAAGGCACGCTTGATATTTTGGCAAGTGAAGAGGTGGACATGGTTCCGGCCTGGTCCGATATGGCGCTCGAACAACTGGCTAAAGGTCTGCTTCCAGACACGGTGAAGCTGACACAGATCGACCCTGCTTTTACAGGCGGTCCGTCTTATCTGATGGTTCCTTCGCTTTCCTCCAAAAAAGAAGCAACACAAGAATTCCTGAATTTTGTGCTGACGCCAGAAGCGCAAACGGTGGTCATCAACAAAATGTATGGCTATCCGGGGATTAAGTGGAGTCTGATGCCAAGTGAATTGCAAGAAAAATTCAACAGTGTATCTTCTGGATACCGTAGCTTTAACAGCGGCGAGCTCCAGCAGGAAATCTACAAACGCTGGCAGAGTGAAGTAGCGGGCGGTTAA